Proteins encoded together in one Lathyrus oleraceus cultivar Zhongwan6 chromosome 5, CAAS_Psat_ZW6_1.0, whole genome shotgun sequence window:
- the LOC127080567 gene encoding uncharacterized protein LOC127080567: MPQILTSILFIFLSSQPANFSDIRCDIPELRGDNYKVWKERILLHLGWMDIHYAIRKEEPPAITDESTPAAIALYEWCERSNRLSVMFVKTKVTGRICGSVDQHENVCDLLKAIDDQFVTSEKALPSTLIMTFSSYRLTSVKGVREHIMKMRDISAQLKKLEVDMSDSFLVHYILNSLPVEYEPFNISYNTHKDKWSINELMTMCVQEEERLVMEQSESALLTSTRGKNVAFKTDKS, translated from the coding sequence ATGCCTCAAATTTTGACATcaattttgtttatctttttaTCTTCTCAACCTGCTAATTTTTCTGATATTCGATGTGATATTCCCGAGCTCAGAGGAGATAACTATAAGGTGTGGAAGGAAAGAATTCTCCTCCATTTAGGATGGATGGACATACATTATGCTATTAGGAAAGAAGAGCCACCTGCAATTACAGATGAAAGTACTCCAGCTGCGATCGCACTATATGAGTGGTGTGAGAGATCCAACCGGCTCAGTGTGATGTTCGTTAAGACTAAGGTCACAGGTAGAATATGTGGTTCTGTCGATCAGCATGAGAATGTCTGTGATTTGCTGAAAGCCATTGACGATCAGTTCGTCACTTCTGAAAAGGCTTTGCCAAGCACATTAATTATGACATTTTCCTCCTACCGACTCACCAGTGTGAAAGGTGTGCGTGAGCACATAATGAAAATGCGTGACATTTCAGCTCAACTTAAGAAACTTGAGGTTGATATGTCTGACTCCTTCCTGGTACACTATATTCTGAACTCTCTTCCGGTTGAGTATGAACCTTTCAATATCTCCTATAATACACATAAAGACAAATGGTCAATCAATGAATTAATGACCATGTGTGTTCAGGAAGAAGAAAGGCTTGTAATGGAACAGAGTGAGAGTGCATTGCTGACAAGCACTCGCGGGAAGAATGTAGCTTTCAAAACTGACAAGTCATAA